The Streptomyces sp. JB150 genomic interval ACATCCAGCCCTGCGGCTTCGGCGGCCTGATGGCCTGCATCTGCGGCATCTGCACGGCCTGCGGGGCGACGGCGTCGATGTCCGCGGCGTACATCTGGTAGTGCTGCGAGCCCTTCCAGCGGCCCGCCCAGTCGTAGTCGCGGTAGTTCTCGAAGGCGGAGAAGACGTCGGCCCAGGTGTCGTAGCCGAAGAAGTTCAGCGCCTCCTCGGGCGGGCCGAAGTAGGCGACGGAGCCGCCGGGGGCCATCACCAGGAGCTTGTCGCACAGCGCCAGCTCGGCCACCGAGTGGGTGACGACGAGGACGGTGCGGCCGTCGTCGGCGAGACCGCGCAGCAGCTGCATCACGTCGCGGTCCATGCCCGGGTCGAGGCCGGAGGTCGGCTCGTCCAGGAAGATCAGTGACGGCTTGGTCAGCAGCTCCAGGGCGACCGAGACGCGCTTGCGCTGGCCGCCGGAGAGCGAGGTGACCTTCTTGTCCTTGTGGATGTCGAGCTTCAGCTCACGCAGCACCTCGTCGATGCGGGCCTCGCGCTCGGCCGCCGTGGTGTCGGCGGGGAAGCGCAGCTTGGCCGCGTACTTGAGGGCCTTCTTCACGGTCAGCTCCTTGTGCAGGATGTCGTCCTGCGGGACCAGACCGATGCGCTGGCGCAGCTCGGCGAACTGCTTGTAGAGGTTCCGGTTGTCGTACAGGACCTCGCCCTGGTTGGCGGGCCGGTAGCCGGTCAGCGCCTTGAGCAGGGTGGACTTGCCGGAGCCGGACGGGCCGATGACCGCGATCAGCGACTTCTCCGGGACGCCGAACGAGACGTCCTTGAGGATCTGCTTGCCGCCGTCGACCGTGACGGTGAGGTGGCGGGCGGAGAAGGACACCTCACCGGTGTCGACGAACTCCTCCAGCCGGTCGCCGACGATCCGGAACGTCGAGTGGCCGACGCCGACGATGTCGGTGGGGCCGAGCAGCGCGGAGCCGCCCTTGGGGATCGGCTGGCCGTTGACGTACGTGCCGTTGTGCGAGCCGAGGTCGCGGATCTCCATGCGGCCGTCGGGCGTGGCGTGGAACTCCGCGTGGTTGCGGGAGACCTGGAGGTCGGAGACGACCAGGTCGTTCTCCAGGGCGCGGCCGATGCGCATGACGCGGCCGAGCGCGAACTGGTGGAACGTGGTGGGGCTGCGGTCGCCGCCGTAGACCGGCGGTGCCCCCGCGGCACCGCCGGGGACCTTCTGCGCGTAGTTCTCCACCGGGCCCTGCTGCGGCGGGACGTGCGCGGCGTGCGGCTGCTGGGGCGAGCTCTGCGGCTGGTGCCAGCCGGGCTGCGGGGCCGGCTGCTGCGGAGCCTGCCGCGGGGCCGCCATCTGCTGGTGCGGGGCCTGCGCGTGTGCGGCCTGCTGGTGCGGGGCCGGTGCCTGCGGCTGCTGGGCCCATCCGGCGCCGGCGCCCTGTGCGGCGTACGGCTGCTGGGCATGCTGCTGCTGCGGCTGGGCCTGCGGTGTCGCGGCGGCCGCGGCACCGGAGAGGGTGACGAGCGGGCCGTCGGTCGCGTTGCCGAGGTTCAGCGCCGAGCCGGGACCGATCTCCATCTGATGGATCCGCCGGCCCTGCACGAACGTGCCGTTGGTGCTGCCATGGTCCTCGATGACCCAACTGCGGCCGTTGAAGCTGACCGTGGCGTGCCGCCAGGAGACCCTGGCGTCGTCGAACACGACGTCACCCTGAGGGTCGCGTCCGAGTGTGTAGGACCGCGACGCGTCCAGCGTCCAGGTCCGTCCGTTTGATTCCAGTACGAGTTCCGGCACTCCATGCCCCACTGAGTTGTCCCCCGAGTTACCCCCGTCGCGGGGAGTCTAGGGATGTCGAACATCGGGGGGAACTATTTCAGGAGCGGCCCCCTGACCGAAAGTCGGGCCTTGTGAAGACCGCGCGCGGGCGCACGGAAGCACTCTCGTTGACGGGGTGGAAACCTGCCCGGAGAGTGGTAATCCCCCGCGAGGGGGACATGCGCGGCAGTCGCGCCGCGCCGCGGATCGGGGGGTCTGCCATGAGCGTCGGGGACGCGCCGTACGGCACGAGGGTGCCCTGGGTGGATGTGCTGCTGTGCGCGATCGCCGCCGTGAGCTGGGCATTGATCGGGATGGCGGGCACGGCCGCGCTCGGACTGCGGCTACTGGAGGCCGACGCGGCGGGCTCGTCGGGGCCGATGACCGCGGCGGTGGTGGCGCTCGGGGCGGGTGGTTCGGTCACGCCGTCCGGGGACGTGTCCGTGTTCGGCCTGGAGGGCGCCGAGGCCACGACCGCCGTCGAGATCACGCCATGGGGCGTGAGCCTGGTCGGTGCGCTCCTTTTGTCCTGGTTCTTCCTACGGTCCTTGTGCGCGGCCGCAGTTGTCGTCGCGCCCGCCGAACTCCTCGCCCGCGCGGGGGCGGTGATCGTGCTGTTCGTGGCCACGCTGGGCGGGCTCGCGTGGGCCGGGCGAGACGTCATCACCTTCGACGGCGGGGCGCTGGAGGTGGGCGAGCTGTTCGGAGGGGCTGGGGGCGGGGGTGGAGGCGCGGGCGGGTCGGATGGGGGCCTTGAGATTCCGGGGCTGGGGGACATCGGGGATGTCGGAGGCATCGGAGGGGCCGGAGAGGACGGAGAGGTCGGCGGCATCGGTGACATCGGCGGGCTGTTGCCGGACCGGCTCGGCGATCTCGTCGACGCGGAGGCGGCGGTCGGGTTCAGCGTCGACACGGCGCCGACGCTGCTGGGGGGCGCGGCCTGGGTGACGGGTGTGCTGTTCGTCGCGTTGCTGGCGTCGCGCCGGACTCCGCTGCCGCGCGGCTGGGACGCGGTGCACCGGGTGGTACGGCCGGCCGTGTCGGCGCTCCTCGCGGTGGTGCTGGTCGCCGTGGCCGCGGGGTGCGCCGCCGCGGCGTACGCGGCGATCGGGGACGACCATCCGAAGCGGATCGCGGGCGCCGCGTTGCTGGGGGCGCCGAACGGTGTGTGGCTGGGGTTGTCGGTGGGGTTGTTCGTGCCCTGGGACGGCGAGGCGTCGGGGATTCTCGCGCGGTTCCTGCCCGACCCGCTCGACGACCTGCTCGCGGACACCGACCAGCCGGTCACGCTGGGGCGTCTGGCCGAGCTGGACGGGCGGGTGTGGCTGCTGGCGGTGGCGGCGGGTTCGGCGATGCTGCTGGCGGGGGTGGTACAGGCGGTCCGGACACCGGTCGGCGGGGCGGTGAGTGGCGGGTGGGGGTGGGGCGGAGCCGTGTCGAGGGACGGGCGCGATGGGGACGGGGGTGTGTCGAGGGGTGTGCGCCGTGAGGACGGGGGCGGGGTGCGTGGCGGGCGGGGGCGGGGCGCCGTTGGTTTCGCCGGGCGTTGTGCGTTGCGGCTGGGCGTGGTGACGGCGTGTGCGCTGCCGCTGCTCGGGCTGGCGACGGAGGTGTCGCTCGACGCCTCGCTGTCCGTGCTGGGGATCGACGCGTTCGGGGCTGGTGTGGAGCTGAGCCCGCACCTGGGCACGGCGCTGCTGCTCGGCGCGGTCTGGGGCACGGCGGCGGGGGCCGGTGGGGCGCTGCTGGCCTGGTCGTGCGGGGCCGCGGGACGGCGGGTGGCGCCGCTGGCACAGGGTGACGCCGGGCGGCCCCGCGCCGCGTATCCGGAGGGGCCGGGTCCCTACGCCCCGGGGACTCCGTACCGGCCGCCGAACCCCGCGACCAATCCTTATCTGCGGCTGCCGGGGCGTTCACGGGACCGGGACACGGAGGTGCTGCGGCGGTCGGATGCGCAGGCAGGTGCGGGCGGGGCGCCCGTCGATCGCTCCGGGGACAGGGCGGCGCCCCCGAAGCGCCCCCCACTCCCGGACGAGGGGCTGTACGGCGCCCCGACCGTGGCTCGCCGCATGGACCCGCCCCCGCGATCCCCGCAGCGGCCACCGGGGACGGGGGCGGGAGGGCGGTCAGAGGGACGGTCGGGTGAGCGTGAGCCGGGCCGGCCCGGCTCGCCGGAGGACGGGGTGCCGCCCCCTCCTCCGCCGCCACCCGCGCCACCGAGGCGGGGTCCCGGCAGGAGCGAGCCCCCGCGGCGGGGTGAGCCCCGGCCGCCGCGCGAGGGGCCCGGGCAGGCGTCGGGAAGGTCGACGTGATGAGGGCCGCCGGCGTGGACGGCGGTCAGCGCACGTCGGATACAGGCTCGCCAGACGACGGCCCGCCGCCACCTCCTCCACCCCCTCCACCCCCGCACGCGCCGCCCAGACCGGGCCGGGCAGCAACGTGCCGCTGCGGCGAGACGGGCTCCCCCGTCGCGCCGAGACCGGCAGGTACCCGCAGACCGGCGGGATCGGGCGCGGTGATGGGGACGGCGGTCAGCGTTCATCGGGGCCGGGCTCGCCAAGAGGGGGCCTCGGCGCCTCCCCGCCCCGCCCCACGGGCCGCACCAGCCGAGACCTGGCTCAGGTGGGGCCTGCCGGCGATGAGCCTCCGTGGTGGGGAAGTCCAGGGCCTCGTGAGGGAGGTACGCGCGGGACTTGGCCACGTGGGCGTCATGCGGGCGACGCACAGTGTTCCGTGTCCGCTAGGCGGACCTCGGGCGCGGGCGGCACTGGGTGCCGGTTACCGTGGGAGCACCATGAGCGCTTCGCAGACCTCTGACGTCCCCACTCTCCTGGTCAAGATCTTCGGCAAGGACAGGCCGGGTCTCACCGCCGGACTCTTCGACACCCTGGCCGCCTACTCCGTCGACGTCGTCGACATCGAGCAGGTCGTGACCCGGGGCCGGATCGTGCTGTGCGCGCTCGTGACCGAGCCGCCCCACGGGCTGGAGGGCGACCTGCGGGCCACCGTCCACAGCTGGGCGGAGTCGATGAAGATGCAGGCCGAGATCATCTCCGGCCTCGGCGACAACCGTCCGCGTGGCCACGGCCGCTCCCTGGTGACCGTCCTCGGCCACCCGCTGACCGCGGAGGCCACCGCCGCCATCGCCGCCAAGATCACCAAGGCGGGCGGCAACATCGACCGTATCTTCCGGCTCGCCAAGTACCCCGTCACCGCCGTCGAGTTCGCGGTGTCCGGTGTGGAGACCGAGCCGCTGCGCACCACCTTGGTCACCGACGCGGCGGCGCTCGGTGTGGACGTCGCGGTCGTCGCGGCCGGGCTGCACCGGCGGGCCCAGCGCCTGGTCGTGATGGACGTGGACTCGACGCTCATCCAGGACGAGGTCATCGAGCTGTTCGCCGCCCACGCGGGCTGCGAGGACAAGGTCGCCGAGGTGACGGCGGCGGCGATGCGCGGGGAGCTGGACTTCGAGCAGTCGCTGCACGCGCGGGTGGCGCTGCTGAAGGGCCTGGACGCCTCGGTGGTGGACAAGGTGCGCAGCGAGGTGCGGCTGACGCCGGGTGCCCGCACCCTCATCCGGACGCTGAAGCGGCTCGGCTACCAGGTGGGTGTCGTATCGGGCGGCTTCACCCAGGTCACGGACGACCTGAAGGAGCGGCTGGGTCTCGACTTCGCCCAGGCCAACACGCTGGAGATCGTCGACGGCAAGCTGACCGGCAAGGTCACCGGCGAGATCGTGGACCGCGCGGGCAAGGCGCGGCTGCTGCGCCGGTTCGCCGCGGAGGCGGGCGTACCCCTGTCGCAGACCGTGGCGATCGGCGACGGCGCCAACGACCTCGACATGCTGAACGCGGCGGGGCTCGGTGTCGCCTTCAACGCCAAGCCGGTGGTGCGGGAGGCCGCGCACACGGCGGTGAACGTGCCGTTCCTGGACACCGTGCTGTACCTGCTCGGCGTGACCCGCGAAGAGGTCGAGGCGGCGGACGCGCACGAGGAGGACTAGTCCGGGCCGCCGCGGCGGACGTTCCGAGGGGCCGGTGCTCACCTGCGGTGACGTGCCGGCCCCTGTGTCTGTGCGGGGTCGGCTCAGTCGCTCGGTGCCCAGTAGTCGAGCAGGGTGGCCACGCCCGGTTCCAGGGTCTTCCAGGGGCCGGGGAAGGACAGCACGGCGAAGGCGGCGGCCGGGAAGCCCCGGCGGGACATCCGCTGCCTGGCCTCCGCCTCCGAGGAGGCGGCCAGCACCTCGGCGAGACCGTGCACGCCGGGGTTGTGGCCGATCAGGAGGACGTTCTGGGCGTCGTCGGGGGTTTCGTTGAGCAGGGCGATCAGCTCGCCGGGCGAGGCCTCGTAGATCCGCTCCTCGTAGACCGTCTTCGGGCGGTGCGAGAACTCGTGGACGGCGAGCTTCCAGGTCTCTCGGGTGCGGGTCGCGGTGGAGCAGAGGGCCAGGTCGAAGGGGATACCGGTGTCGGCCAGCCTGCGTCCGGCTTCGGCGGCGTCCTTGCGGCCCCGTTCGGCAAGCGGCCGCTCGTGGTCGTTCACCTGTGGCCAGTCGGCCTTCGCATGCCGGAAGAGGACGATCCTGCGGGGTTCTGCGACGCTCATGACTCCCAGCTTCGCATGAAACAGGCCACGTGGCGCAGGGAGTTGACGGGCGGCCGCGGTCGCGCTCAGCGGGTGAGCAGCTGCTGGGCGCGCTCCAGGAGCCGGGCTATGGCGGGGTCGCCGGCCGCCGCGTGGGCGTCGGACGGGTGGAGGATCAGCGTGAGCAGCGCGGCGAAGGCGAGCACCGGCAGGGCGAGGGCCCACCAGGGCAGCCGCGCGTCGGCGCCGCGCGACGTCACCGGGCGGGGGCGGGGCTGGGTGCGGGCCTGCATGGTGCCTCCGTGGATCCGT includes:
- a CDS encoding histidine phosphatase family protein, whose product is MSVAEPRRIVLFRHAKADWPQVNDHERPLAERGRKDAAEAGRRLADTGIPFDLALCSTATRTRETWKLAVHEFSHRPKTVYEERIYEASPGELIALLNETPDDAQNVLLIGHNPGVHGLAEVLAASSEAEARQRMSRRGFPAAAFAVLSFPGPWKTLEPGVATLLDYWAPSD
- a CDS encoding streptophobe family protein, whose amino-acid sequence is MSVGDAPYGTRVPWVDVLLCAIAAVSWALIGMAGTAALGLRLLEADAAGSSGPMTAAVVALGAGGSVTPSGDVSVFGLEGAEATTAVEITPWGVSLVGALLLSWFFLRSLCAAAVVVAPAELLARAGAVIVLFVATLGGLAWAGRDVITFDGGALEVGELFGGAGGGGGGAGGSDGGLEIPGLGDIGDVGGIGGAGEDGEVGGIGDIGGLLPDRLGDLVDAEAAVGFSVDTAPTLLGGAAWVTGVLFVALLASRRTPLPRGWDAVHRVVRPAVSALLAVVLVAVAAGCAAAAYAAIGDDHPKRIAGAALLGAPNGVWLGLSVGLFVPWDGEASGILARFLPDPLDDLLADTDQPVTLGRLAELDGRVWLLAVAAGSAMLLAGVVQAVRTPVGGAVSGGWGWGGAVSRDGRDGDGGVSRGVRREDGGGVRGGRGRGAVGFAGRCALRLGVVTACALPLLGLATEVSLDASLSVLGIDAFGAGVELSPHLGTALLLGAVWGTAAGAGGALLAWSCGAAGRRVAPLAQGDAGRPRAAYPEGPGPYAPGTPYRPPNPATNPYLRLPGRSRDRDTEVLRRSDAQAGAGGAPVDRSGDRAAPPKRPPLPDEGLYGAPTVARRMDPPPRSPQRPPGTGAGGRSEGRSGEREPGRPGSPEDGVPPPPPPPPAPPRRGPGRSEPPRRGEPRPPREGPGQASGRST
- a CDS encoding FHA domain-containing protein, coding for MPELVLESNGRTWTLDASRSYTLGRDPQGDVVFDDARVSWRHATVSFNGRSWVIEDHGSTNGTFVQGRRIHQMEIGPGSALNLGNATDGPLVTLSGAAAAATPQAQPQQQHAQQPYAAQGAGAGWAQQPQAPAPHQQAAHAQAPHQQMAAPRQAPQQPAPQPGWHQPQSSPQQPHAAHVPPQQGPVENYAQKVPGGAAGAPPVYGGDRSPTTFHQFALGRVMRIGRALENDLVVSDLQVSRNHAEFHATPDGRMEIRDLGSHNGTYVNGQPIPKGGSALLGPTDIVGVGHSTFRIVGDRLEEFVDTGEVSFSARHLTVTVDGGKQILKDVSFGVPEKSLIAVIGPSGSGKSTLLKALTGYRPANQGEVLYDNRNLYKQFAELRQRIGLVPQDDILHKELTVKKALKYAAKLRFPADTTAAEREARIDEVLRELKLDIHKDKKVTSLSGGQRKRVSVALELLTKPSLIFLDEPTSGLDPGMDRDVMQLLRGLADDGRTVLVVTHSVAELALCDKLLVMAPGGSVAYFGPPEEALNFFGYDTWADVFSAFENYRDYDWAGRWKGSQHYQMYAADIDAVAPQAVQMPQMQAIRPPKPQGWMSQWITLVRRYISVIASDKGFLALMVILPAVLGAVSLLIDPDRGLLPNPAHPQTGRIIPNGTATTVLLILAVGACFAGAANSVRELIKERVIYERERATGLSRSAYLMSKVFVLGLITVAQGLMVGVIGFATREIPEEGLILGGATLIELSLPIMALGFTSMMFGLIISSLVKTAEKTMPLLVMFAIIQVVFTGCLFALSGTVGVNQFSYLMPSRWAVAAAGATLDFNKISPPEEGADNDPLWEHSLGTWTLDMAALIALGVICGFFVARFLRRHEPEVMRK
- the serB gene encoding phosphoserine phosphatase SerB → MSASQTSDVPTLLVKIFGKDRPGLTAGLFDTLAAYSVDVVDIEQVVTRGRIVLCALVTEPPHGLEGDLRATVHSWAESMKMQAEIISGLGDNRPRGHGRSLVTVLGHPLTAEATAAIAAKITKAGGNIDRIFRLAKYPVTAVEFAVSGVETEPLRTTLVTDAAALGVDVAVVAAGLHRRAQRLVVMDVDSTLIQDEVIELFAAHAGCEDKVAEVTAAAMRGELDFEQSLHARVALLKGLDASVVDKVRSEVRLTPGARTLIRTLKRLGYQVGVVSGGFTQVTDDLKERLGLDFAQANTLEIVDGKLTGKVTGEIVDRAGKARLLRRFAAEAGVPLSQTVAIGDGANDLDMLNAAGLGVAFNAKPVVREAAHTAVNVPFLDTVLYLLGVTREEVEAADAHEED